One window from the genome of Cyclobacterium amurskyense encodes:
- a CDS encoding zinc-binding alcohol dehydrogenase family protein, protein MKAIGFRKSLPIAEMESFIEFETAKPSPSGFDLLVKVGAVSMNPVDFKVRQSAAKDIILDEPKIIGYDAVGTVVSVGEKVGLFKEGDEVYYAGDLTRSGSNAAFQLIDERIVGTKPKSLRRQEAAAIPMTGLTAWEAIFDRMKVDINKAKGKSILILAGAGGVGSIAIQIAKQVAGLTVIASASRDETQDWCKSMGADFVVNHHDLQSEMKRIGHKEVDYILDCVDINGYWEALNDIIKPQGHIVTITGSNAPLNLMLLKNKSVSFSWEFMFTRSMYTTEDIIRQHEILNEIADLVDKGILKSTLKTELKGFSVENFKKAHEMQESGKSIGKTVIMF, encoded by the coding sequence ATGAAAGCCATAGGATTCAGAAAATCGCTACCCATAGCTGAAATGGAAAGTTTTATTGAATTTGAAACAGCCAAACCAAGCCCTTCAGGTTTTGATTTGTTGGTAAAGGTTGGGGCTGTATCTATGAATCCCGTCGATTTTAAAGTAAGACAAAGTGCTGCAAAAGATATCATCCTGGATGAACCCAAGATTATCGGATATGATGCAGTAGGAACAGTCGTATCAGTAGGTGAGAAGGTTGGCCTTTTTAAAGAAGGAGATGAAGTGTATTATGCAGGAGATCTTACCAGAAGTGGGAGCAATGCTGCTTTTCAATTGATTGATGAGCGAATTGTAGGAACCAAACCAAAATCTTTGCGTAGACAGGAGGCTGCTGCAATTCCGATGACAGGACTGACAGCCTGGGAGGCTATTTTTGACAGAATGAAGGTAGATATAAATAAAGCTAAGGGGAAGTCAATTCTAATCCTTGCAGGTGCTGGAGGGGTTGGATCCATAGCGATACAAATTGCAAAGCAGGTTGCTGGACTTACAGTGATTGCCAGCGCTTCACGGGATGAAACCCAAGACTGGTGCAAGTCAATGGGGGCGGATTTTGTTGTAAATCACCATGACCTTCAATCTGAGATGAAAAGGATTGGGCACAAAGAGGTAGATTATATTTTGGATTGTGTGGATATAAATGGGTACTGGGAAGCGCTAAACGATATTATCAAACCGCAGGGTCATATCGTAACGATTACTGGTAGCAATGCGCCCTTGAATCTGATGTTGCTTAAAAATAAAAGTGTGTCTTTTTCCTGGGAATTCATGTTCACACGCTCCATGTACACCACAGAAGATATTATTAGACAACATGAAATTCTCAATGAGATTGCTGATTTGGTGGACAAAGGGATTTTGAAATCAACCTTGAAAACAGAGCTGAAAGGGTTCTCAGTGGAAAATTTTAAAAAAGCCCATGAGATGCAGGAGTCTGGAAAATCAATTGGCAAAACAGTTATAATGTTTTAG
- a CDS encoding bile acid:sodium symporter family protein, translated as MASIKTKLARAGINTFFFLLLFTILLAYLFPEWGELKGDFTIDKLTYYGVSLIFFFYGIKISPSTLKIGLSNWKLHLLIQGTTFIIFPLFILLLYGFFGIEGDLFWLGAFYLAALPSTVSSSVVMVSIAGGNLPAAIFNASISSIIGIVITPLWMGLFLSAEQASFELLSTVWELVKQILIPVVIGFFLHNWLINWVQKYLKLLKNFDQLVILLIVFSAFSQSFGGNMFEGQNILSLGFWMLLLFCFMAGGMYLLGRWLSFERVDRVTVLFCGSKKSLVQGAVMGKILFPDPVIFGVVLLPLMLYHTLQLILGSALAERLALSRKDTLK; from the coding sequence ATGGCTTCAATTAAAACAAAACTAGCGAGGGCTGGGATCAATACATTTTTCTTTTTGTTGCTTTTCACTATTCTATTGGCCTACCTGTTTCCTGAATGGGGGGAACTAAAAGGTGATTTTACTATTGACAAGTTAACCTACTACGGTGTTTCTTTGATCTTTTTCTTTTATGGGATAAAGATTAGTCCTTCTACCTTAAAGATTGGCTTATCCAACTGGAAGCTCCACTTATTGATTCAAGGCACTACATTTATAATTTTCCCATTATTTATTTTATTACTCTATGGTTTTTTTGGAATAGAGGGAGACTTATTTTGGTTGGGCGCTTTTTATTTGGCAGCCCTACCTTCTACTGTCTCTTCCTCAGTAGTGATGGTGTCTATTGCAGGAGGTAACCTCCCTGCGGCTATATTTAATGCCAGTATTTCAAGTATAATCGGTATCGTAATCACCCCATTATGGATGGGGCTTTTTCTAAGTGCTGAACAGGCAAGTTTTGAGCTGTTGAGTACTGTGTGGGAGCTTGTAAAGCAAATTTTAATACCTGTAGTCATTGGCTTTTTTCTACACAATTGGTTAATCAACTGGGTGCAGAAGTACCTTAAACTACTTAAAAACTTTGACCAACTTGTAATCCTTTTGATCGTGTTTTCTGCCTTCTCGCAATCTTTTGGTGGAAATATGTTCGAAGGTCAAAACATCCTGAGTTTGGGCTTTTGGATGCTACTATTATTTTGTTTTATGGCTGGAGGAATGTACCTCTTGGGCAGATGGCTTTCTTTTGAAAGGGTGGATAGGGTCACTGTTTTGTTTTGTGGGTCCAAAAAATCATTGGTTCAAGGGGCTGTAATGGGGAAGATTTTGTTTCCTGACCCTGTGATTTTCGGCGTAGTGTTGCTTCCACTGATGCTCTATCACACCTTACAGCTGATTCTTGGTAGTGCATTGGCCGAAAGGTTGGCACTTTCAAGGAAAGACACCTTAAAATAA
- a CDS encoding queuosine precursor transporter, translating into MDISEKVYQSKKTNLFIILAGIFLTNAILAEIIGVKIFSGEGTIGVAPANWTFFGDYILDFNLTAGAVIWPVVFITTDIINEYFGKKGVRQISFITVALIAYAFIVISLVTKLPPATFWLEVNAEDNTGNPFNIDYAFNTIFRQGLGIIIGSLIAFLIGQLLDVYIFQKLRRITGSKMIWLRATGSTLVSQFIDSFVVLGIAFYVFGNWSIEQIIAVGIINYLYKFSVAIALTPLLYLGHGLIDRYLGKSFAERLTAEASGDESFT; encoded by the coding sequence ATGGACATTAGCGAAAAGGTTTACCAATCCAAGAAAACCAATCTATTTATCATCCTAGCCGGAATCTTTCTAACGAATGCAATCCTGGCAGAAATAATCGGCGTAAAGATCTTTTCAGGGGAAGGTACAATTGGAGTGGCACCAGCCAATTGGACTTTTTTTGGAGATTATATTTTAGATTTCAACCTAACTGCAGGGGCAGTAATATGGCCTGTTGTTTTTATCACTACTGATATTATCAATGAATATTTTGGCAAAAAGGGGGTACGGCAAATCAGTTTTATCACCGTAGCCCTAATTGCTTATGCATTTATTGTAATCTCCTTAGTCACAAAACTCCCTCCGGCTACTTTCTGGCTTGAAGTAAACGCCGAAGACAACACTGGCAACCCTTTCAATATAGATTATGCATTCAACACCATCTTTAGGCAGGGCCTTGGTATTATCATAGGTTCTCTTATTGCTTTTTTAATTGGTCAGCTTCTTGATGTATATATCTTCCAAAAATTAAGGCGCATTACTGGGTCTAAAATGATATGGCTTAGGGCTACCGGTTCTACTTTAGTTTCCCAATTTATTGACTCTTTCGTAGTACTGGGAATTGCTTTTTATGTTTTTGGGAATTGGTCAATTGAACAAATTATAGCGGTAGGGATAATCAATTACTTATATAAATTCTCAGTGGCCATAGCTTTGACTCCACTACTTTACCTAGGTCATGGACTTATTGACCGTTATTTGGGCAAATCTTTTGCCGAAAGATTAACTGCCGAAGCTTCCGGAGATGAGTCTTTCACCTAA
- a CDS encoding ribonuclease Z gives MDFNITILGSNSAIPAHGRNQTSQLITWDGESFLIDCGESTQQQLRKFKIKYSKINHIFISHLHGDHYLGLMGLLNTYSLNNRKLPLHIYGPKGLDEIITIQLKYSANVLNYPLIFHATVPQGKIKLVDFRNLSIYSIPLQHRIPCTGFIFEENKPRVHLNKEMMSKHRPSVTDIHILQSGQDVKDKAGNVIYKASDFCEITPPRKYSYCSDTAFNLDLVPFIKETDLLYHESTFMESERKRAKQTKHSTAKEAALIAKAANVKNLLLGHYSSRYDKLDLLLNEAKEIFEASLLSEEGTTYTIK, from the coding sequence TTGGATTTCAATATCACCATTCTGGGTTCAAATTCAGCCATTCCTGCACATGGCCGTAACCAAACATCTCAATTGATTACCTGGGATGGTGAATCTTTTTTGATTGATTGTGGGGAATCTACTCAACAACAACTGAGAAAATTCAAGATAAAGTACTCCAAAATCAACCATATATTTATTTCCCACCTTCATGGAGACCACTATCTGGGATTGATGGGATTACTTAATACTTATAGCCTCAATAACAGAAAGCTCCCTCTTCATATTTATGGACCTAAGGGCCTTGATGAAATTATTACCATCCAGTTAAAGTACTCAGCCAACGTACTGAATTACCCATTAATTTTTCACGCAACTGTTCCACAAGGGAAAATAAAATTGGTGGATTTCCGAAATCTATCCATTTATTCCATCCCTTTGCAACATAGGATACCCTGCACAGGATTTATCTTTGAAGAAAATAAACCAAGGGTACACCTGAATAAAGAGATGATGAGTAAACATCGACCTAGCGTTACTGATATTCACATCCTACAATCAGGCCAAGATGTAAAAGACAAGGCTGGTAATGTGATTTATAAAGCCTCTGATTTTTGTGAAATTACGCCTCCTCGGAAATACAGCTACTGTTCGGACACAGCCTTTAATCTAGATTTGGTCCCTTTCATTAAAGAGACCGATTTACTCTATCATGAGTCTACCTTTATGGAGTCAGAAAGAAAACGAGCCAAACAGACCAAACACAGTACCGCCAAGGAAGCAGCCCTAATTGCCAAAGCGGCTAATGTTAAAAACCTTCTACTGGGACACTATTCGAGCAGGTATGATAAGTTGGATCTACTCCTTAATGAGGCCAAAGAAATTTTTGAAGCCAGTTTATTGAGTGAAGAAGGGACCACCTACACTATTAAATAA
- a CDS encoding STAS domain-containing protein: MKYAVDKKEQFVVFTIMEEKLDSSLSPQLKSELLTVHAEGYKNLILDMGSVKYADSSGLSALLVGNRTFNEDGGVFVLSSLQEHVVKLLKISMLDKVFKVVDDNEAAAEAIFIHEIENGPEKDEEE, translated from the coding sequence ATGAAATACGCAGTAGATAAAAAAGAACAATTTGTTGTTTTTACCATAATGGAAGAAAAGCTTGATAGCTCACTCTCTCCCCAATTAAAATCTGAATTACTTACCGTTCATGCTGAAGGCTATAAAAATCTGATATTGGATATGGGAAGTGTGAAGTATGCCGATTCCAGTGGGCTAAGTGCCCTTTTGGTCGGGAATAGAACCTTTAATGAAGATGGAGGTGTCTTTGTATTGTCTTCTCTTCAGGAGCATGTTGTCAAATTATTGAAGATATCTATGCTGGATAAGGTCTTCAAAGTAGTGGATGATAATGAAGCAGCAGCAGAAGCTATTTTTATCCACGAAATAGAGAATGGCCCTGAGAAAGATGAAGAAGAATAA
- a CDS encoding phosphoribosylaminoimidazolesuccinocarboxamide synthase codes for MNQGIKSTQFEFPGQLDFYKGKVRDVYIFDKLIAVVATDRISAFDVVLPKPIPFKGQVLNQIASYFLASTADIVPNWVTSTPDPNVTIGKRCVPFKVEMVIRGYLAGHAWREYRDGKRSICGVDLPDGLKENDPLPTPIITPTTKADQGHDEDISRDKILSQGIVSEKDYIQLEKYTKDLFQSGTEMAKSKGLILVDTKYEFGKFGDQILLIDEIHTPDSSRYFYLEGYEKRQKAGTVQKQLSKEFVRQWLIENGFQGKDGQTIPEMTPEIIESISKRYIELYEHITGHDFQPAKSQGARERIEEAILANI; via the coding sequence ATGAACCAAGGTATAAAAAGCACACAATTCGAATTCCCCGGACAATTAGACTTTTACAAAGGAAAAGTAAGAGACGTCTATATATTTGATAAATTAATTGCTGTAGTTGCAACAGATCGCATATCAGCATTTGACGTAGTGCTACCAAAACCAATCCCTTTTAAAGGGCAGGTTCTTAACCAAATCGCGTCCTACTTTCTTGCCTCCACCGCTGATATTGTGCCTAACTGGGTCACCTCTACCCCTGATCCTAATGTCACCATTGGTAAAAGATGCGTTCCTTTTAAAGTGGAAATGGTAATAAGAGGCTACCTAGCTGGACATGCTTGGAGGGAATATAGGGATGGCAAAAGAAGTATTTGTGGTGTTGATCTTCCTGATGGTTTAAAAGAAAACGATCCACTTCCAACACCAATCATCACTCCTACGACTAAGGCCGACCAAGGACATGACGAAGATATTTCAAGGGACAAAATCCTTAGTCAAGGTATTGTCAGTGAAAAAGATTATATCCAATTAGAAAAATACACCAAAGACCTATTCCAATCAGGCACTGAAATGGCCAAAAGCAAAGGGCTAATATTGGTGGATACCAAATATGAATTTGGGAAGTTTGGAGATCAGATTCTCCTTATTGATGAGATCCATACACCTGACTCTTCAAGGTACTTCTACCTAGAAGGCTATGAAAAGCGACAAAAAGCCGGTACTGTACAAAAGCAACTTTCCAAAGAGTTTGTCCGACAATGGCTTATAGAGAATGGATTTCAGGGAAAAGATGGACAAACTATTCCGGAAATGACACCTGAAATCATTGAATCGATATCAAAGAGATACATAGAGTTGTATGAACACATCACAGGGCATGATTTTCAGCCTGCAAAAAGTCAAGGTGCACGTGAAAGGATAGAAGAAGCTATACTTGCAAATATTTAA
- a CDS encoding toxin-antitoxin system YwqK family antitoxin, whose protein sequence is MKLYTLVFFLLLLYSVTPGFAQVHTTYYDAGETIIKENFETSEGMAHGAYKLYNTLGQLIQVGQYENGQRMSDFYDLHPITQDTLKITPYYKDLPHGEAKSYYPNGSLSQIASFKEGAIEGLLESYFPSGKIKSRTEFSNGKPNGSHISYYENGEIHEKQTFKDGTLDGIQQEFTESGQLIEESNYNKGSLEGPFITYFPNGSKATEINYKNGIKHGDYLGYHENGTIAIEGKYNRGLKNGRFVTKDESGAIIGEMTYKSGKKE, encoded by the coding sequence ATGAAACTCTACACTCTTGTATTCTTTCTACTTTTGCTTTACTCGGTCACTCCTGGATTTGCACAAGTTCACACCACTTATTATGATGCAGGTGAGACCATTATAAAAGAGAATTTTGAAACCTCAGAAGGAATGGCACATGGGGCCTATAAACTTTACAATACCTTAGGCCAATTGATTCAAGTAGGCCAATATGAAAATGGACAAAGGATGTCAGATTTTTATGACCTACACCCTATAACACAAGACACGCTTAAAATAACACCTTACTATAAAGATTTACCTCATGGTGAAGCCAAGTCTTATTATCCAAATGGGAGTCTGTCACAAATTGCTTCGTTTAAGGAGGGAGCTATTGAAGGTTTATTAGAAAGTTATTTTCCTTCCGGAAAAATTAAGAGCAGAACTGAGTTTTCAAATGGAAAACCAAATGGCTCCCATATCAGCTATTATGAAAATGGCGAAATTCATGAAAAACAAACTTTCAAGGACGGAACCTTAGATGGAATTCAGCAGGAATTCACTGAATCCGGACAATTGATAGAGGAAAGTAATTATAATAAAGGAAGTCTTGAAGGGCCTTTTATCACCTATTTCCCTAATGGATCGAAGGCCACTGAAATCAATTACAAAAACGGTATCAAGCATGGAGATTACTTAGGTTACCATGAAAATGGAACCATTGCCATAGAGGGGAAATACAACAGAGGATTAAAAAATGGCCGGTTTGTCACCAAAGACGAGTCTGGTGCAATCATAGGAGAAATGACTTACAAATCAGGAAAAAAAGAATAA
- a CDS encoding acetyl-CoA C-acyltransferase: MREVYIIAATRTPIGGFGGQLSSLSATELGGFAIRSAIEKSGITDLSLISEVLMGNVLSSNLGQAPARQTALKAGLSISTPCTTINKVCASGMKAVMLGAQAIMCGQAEIVVAGGMESMSNVPYYLPKARFGYKYGDGNLVDGLQKDGLHEVYHDFPMGNCAENTAKEMKISRESQDQYAIKSYQLAAEAWKKGLFDNEICPIQVKGRRGEKNLISEDEDFKKVNFEKIPTLKPVFLLEGTVTAANASNISDGASALILADKKTAMSMNLPIIGKIRGFSDAASDPLWFTTAPSLAIPKALKIAGVNSSDIDYYEINEAFAAVALANQELLSIPEKKLNVYGGAVALGHPLGCSGSRIITTLLSILHQENGNLGVAGICNGGGGASAIVIEKM, from the coding sequence ATGAGAGAAGTATATATTATAGCCGCCACAAGAACTCCTATCGGTGGATTTGGAGGACAACTTTCTTCTCTCTCGGCCACCGAACTGGGAGGATTTGCCATTCGATCCGCCATAGAGAAATCTGGGATAACAGACCTTAGTTTAATCAGTGAGGTATTGATGGGAAACGTACTCTCCTCAAACTTAGGACAAGCACCCGCCAGACAAACGGCACTAAAAGCTGGTCTAAGCATTTCAACACCCTGCACGACAATTAACAAGGTATGTGCATCCGGCATGAAAGCAGTAATGCTAGGCGCTCAAGCCATAATGTGTGGGCAAGCTGAAATCGTAGTTGCCGGAGGGATGGAAAGCATGAGTAATGTCCCCTATTACCTTCCAAAGGCTCGTTTTGGCTATAAATATGGAGATGGAAACCTGGTAGATGGACTTCAAAAGGATGGCTTACACGAGGTTTATCACGATTTTCCTATGGGGAATTGCGCTGAAAACACAGCCAAAGAAATGAAGATAAGTCGTGAATCTCAGGATCAGTATGCCATAAAAAGCTATCAACTGGCCGCTGAAGCATGGAAAAAAGGCTTATTCGATAATGAAATATGCCCCATTCAGGTCAAAGGCAGAAGGGGTGAAAAGAACCTTATTTCAGAAGATGAGGATTTCAAAAAGGTCAATTTCGAAAAAATACCAACATTAAAACCTGTTTTTTTACTGGAAGGAACAGTTACTGCAGCCAACGCATCAAACATAAGTGATGGGGCCTCAGCGCTTATTTTAGCGGATAAAAAAACAGCCATGTCAATGAACTTACCGATAATCGGTAAAATACGTGGATTTTCTGATGCTGCCAGTGACCCATTATGGTTTACAACAGCGCCCTCCTTGGCTATTCCAAAAGCACTAAAAATTGCAGGAGTCAATTCAAGTGACATCGACTATTATGAAATCAATGAGGCCTTTGCAGCGGTGGCTCTAGCCAATCAAGAACTGTTGAGTATTCCTGAAAAAAAATTAAATGTTTATGGTGGAGCTGTGGCTTTGGGCCATCCACTTGGGTGCTCAGGTAGCAGAATCATAACAACTTTACTTTCCATTCTTCATCAAGAAAATGGAAACTTGGGAGTTGCTGGAATATGCAATGGTGGAGGCGGTGCATCTGCTATTGTCATAGAAAAAATGTAA
- a CDS encoding vWA domain-containing protein yields the protein MIWAYPDNSFIITLAIVFILLYGFYLYRFWKINQKITVKKRRLVWKMVLRSLYFSLFLIALAGPSIGNAMKEIKQEGKDLFLAIDLSRSMNAEDINPSRLQRVKFELKNLVKNFSSDRLGIIIFSSEAFIQCPLTFDQNVIQLHLDGLNSGLVPNSGTDIAAPLKLALSKFQTDESQEPKSKAIVLISDGEDFGDGLEQTLSELNTAGIKVFSMGVGTSNGSTIPRGSGVVIDQTTNRPAISRLTSDNLRKIANDTGGDYFELSGEQNDIPHLIDTISKLEGTVMASRTVEASSNKYFYFLLAALLLAIIDAVLPVRTLSF from the coding sequence ATGATTTGGGCATATCCTGACAATAGTTTTATAATAACCTTGGCAATAGTATTCATTTTGTTGTACGGGTTTTATCTATATCGATTTTGGAAAATTAACCAGAAGATTACCGTTAAAAAGCGGCGGTTGGTATGGAAAATGGTTTTAAGAAGTCTGTACTTTTCTTTATTTCTTATCGCTTTGGCTGGTCCCTCAATAGGCAATGCAATGAAAGAAATTAAGCAAGAGGGAAAAGACCTTTTTCTCGCCATAGACCTTTCCAGGTCTATGAATGCGGAAGACATTAATCCAAGCAGATTACAAAGGGTCAAGTTTGAATTGAAAAACTTAGTGAAGAATTTCAGTTCGGACCGCTTAGGAATAATTATATTTTCATCTGAGGCATTTATACAATGCCCTTTAACTTTCGATCAAAATGTGATTCAACTACATTTAGACGGATTGAATAGTGGCCTAGTTCCTAATTCAGGGACGGATATAGCTGCTCCTCTAAAATTGGCGCTAAGCAAATTTCAAACAGATGAAAGTCAAGAACCAAAATCCAAAGCCATCGTTTTGATTAGTGACGGAGAAGATTTTGGAGATGGACTTGAGCAAACCCTTAGTGAATTGAATACAGCAGGTATAAAAGTCTTCAGTATGGGGGTAGGTACATCCAATGGGAGTACTATCCCAAGAGGTAGTGGCGTAGTGATTGATCAAACCACCAATCGGCCAGCTATCTCTAGACTTACTTCAGACAATCTTAGAAAAATAGCCAATGATACAGGTGGAGACTATTTTGAATTAAGTGGGGAACAGAACGACATCCCTCACTTAATTGACACCATCTCAAAATTAGAAGGTACTGTGATGGCGAGCAGAACTGTAGAAGCCTCTTCCAACAAATATTTCTATTTTCTTTTGGCGGCTCTCCTTTTGGCAATTATTGATGCCGTTTTACCCGTCAGAACCTTATCATTTTAA